The Candidatus Neomarinimicrobiota bacterium genome includes the window GTACTTTTCTGCCTGCGAAAAGTACGGAAAGAAACAAGCTCGAGATTGCCATACGAGAAGAATCTGAGGGTAGGAGAGTGCAACTGCCACAAGTTCCAGGGGTAGCATCCAGATTGGACAATCGCCACAAGGTTTTACATGCTTCCTCTTGCATTGAGAAGCCTATCATTCTAATATATAGTACTTCATGTTCTTTAAGAATCGCCGGAGAGTGAGAAATGGTTGGAAAGGAAGAGATAGACTATTAGCTTGACCTATTCATCAGCCGCTGAGTTCGGGAAGACACTCTAATGATTTCAGCCTGAGTGTTCGAGTGTTCATGTGTTTAGGAAATAGGAAAAAGGAAGAGTTTACAGGACCCAAAAACTCTAGCAGTTTGGTACCTTAACCTTTGAAAAGTCAAAGACTTGAACACCTTAACACCTAAACACTTAAACACCTGATCCTCGGTGTTCTTTGTAGCGAATAATTCAAATTAGTAGACACGAGGGGAGATACTCATGAGTCTTATCCGAAGACAATGGACGGCGCAGGCTGCAGATGAATGGGGAAAGGAGGACTGGATTGCCATCGGACTATCGGTTCTTTCCTATTTCACTTTGACAGTTGGCACAGCTCTCTCTTTTCTACTCATCCCAAGCGGTTTTGTTATTCTGGCTTTCGGGATAGGTGCTGCAATACTTATGTACTGGGTAATAGATCCCAAACTCAGGACCATTTCTTCTGAATATGAAAAAAAGCAGAAGGATTATTTGCGAAAGCTCGAGGAGATTCAAGAATGGAGGTCTGATCAATGAGGCAGGGTTTTGCGGTAGTAATCGGAATGTCCATAGCTTATGTAGCTTCCTTCATCGGAATGATATTTGCCTATTTCTTCTACAAGAAACACGAGAGGAGATCCAGATCCGATGAAGGGTAGTGGGATAATGTGGGTTGTGTTATCTGAGGGGCGTATCGGGCCGCCCATCCTGGGCGTGATTGTCCCGGCAGTCATTCTTGGCCTGTCCTTTTTCTTGACGTACCTGCTGGTTAAGCATTTCAGCAAGCACTGAGCAGACAACTTGCATAAGGTGAGCGCGTGATTTCATTTGAATTTCTGGATTGGCTCTGGTTGGTACTATTTGTAATACTCATGGTATCTTTTGGGGCCTATTTCTATAAGCTCGGCAAGCGTTCAGAATCGGACTTTTTTCTCGCTGGCAGAGGCCTGCCCTGGTGGTTGCCTGCATCGTCTGTATACGCAACTCACACGGCGACGGATACGCCCATCTGGATAGCGGGGATTGTTTACAAATATGGTCTTGCCGGGCTCTGGTATGCTTTCTTCTCGGCCTGGTGTGCCATTAGTGCGTTTGTCTCTACTCGCATATTCCGACGCTCCCTTGCTTACGATCAGGCCGAATGGCAAAGCCTCCGTTTTGGTGGGCTGGGATCCGAAATGCTGCGTGGCTGGTTCGCAGGCTGGCAGGTGTTCATGAATATGTTCGTTCTTGGCTGGGTAGGTATTGCCATGGGTAAACTCTGTGCCATGATTTTTGGGTGGGATTTATGGGTGGGACTTGTGTTCTTCACCAGCATTGGTGCCATCTATGTCCTCATGGCCGGCTATTGGGGTGTGGTCATGGCCGATTTCCAACAGGGGATCCTCGCTCTGCTGATCATTGTTATTGTCTCCATTTGGGGTGTGATTGGCGCAGGTGGACCGGAGGAAATTATTTCCAAGCTTAAGACGTATAACAGCACCTGTGAATGGAAAGTGCCCGAAAACCTTGGTCCTGGTACAGAAGCTCTGGTGAGAATCACTGATCCTGAGAGTGGCAAGGTCTACGCAAGAAGTACTGACCCCTTCCGCATTTCCACTGCCAAAGACGATGAACTCTTTGCGGCAACACAGCAGCGGGTACGCACTCTTGTCACAACGGAGGTTCCCAAAGGATTGAACGATGTCAAGATCCTATTCCCCACGACAGAAGATGTCGTATTGTCTGGGTATGGGTACACCGTTGTTTGGACAGCAGGGAAAACGGGCAAACTGGTGAATGTGGATTATTCCACGGATAGGGGTCAATCGTGGAGCCGAATTGACGAAAATCATTTTGATGGACAGAGCTGGCGCATCAATCCTTTCAGCTTCACCGGCAGGTTTA containing:
- a CDS encoding sodium:solute symporter yields the protein MISFEFLDWLWLVLFVILMVSFGAYFYKLGKRSESDFFLAGRGLPWWLPASSVYATHTATDTPIWIAGIVYKYGLAGLWYAFFSAWCAISAFVSTRIFRRSLAYDQAEWQSLRFGGLGSEMLRGWFAGWQVFMNMFVLGWVGIAMGKLCAMIFGWDLWVGLVFFTSIGAIYVLMAGYWGVVMADFQQGILALLIIVIVSIWGVIGAGGPEEIISKLKTYNSTCEWKVPENLGPGTEALVRITDPESGKVYARSTDPFRISTAKDDELFAATQQRVRTLVTTEVPKGLNDVKILFPTTEDVVLSGYGYTVVWTAGKTGKLVNVDYSTDRGQSWSRIDENHFDGQSWRINPFSFTGRFKGQFPVAWFVTMMIIAVIGGFGMGTSIDWYPEAQRIQSAKTVRDASYSIWAGSALVLVRNSIWAAAIIGFFVLHPHIGQSSEYEMAWYRVGFKFLPIGMVGFLFAGILAIHLSTVSTHLNLGAMYATRDFYHHYVNPTASDQKLVLVGRVSTFVILIGSFAFGVIIGEEITQWLIFAIWIMAAGVWLPNILQVIWWRFNSWGFLSAWIANLGLSWLVVWILPRFGIIPELPDYVQFWILIVLNAMIYLPVTFLTRKEDMDHLVSYYVMSRPIGFWGPVRQEAINRGLIQVETTK